A single window of Girardinichthys multiradiatus isolate DD_20200921_A chromosome 15, DD_fGirMul_XY1, whole genome shotgun sequence DNA harbors:
- the kcns3a gene encoding potassium voltage-gated channel subfamily S member 3a translates to MGYGQILHQHGKEENQVNLNVGGVHHKVDPDMLFRFPQTRLARLVRCQSEVAILELCDDYSPTEREYYFDRNPRVFLCVLNFYHTGHIHMMEEFCIFSFSQEIEYWGIHEVHLSPCCNTWYHERKEYIEDKDWDIRSDEQEPSFDSSFEELSALDKDLAKFKGAWCGEVRSYIWLRLEDPAHSRASKVIAIASLCVVLTSIFAMCVHSMPEFQQVDDNDRPIEDPVLTILEEICIACFSAEFVIRLIVAPSRRKFLGNPLNIIDVASILPFYVTLALEKSDEENIEDNEDLENVGRVVQVLRLMRVLRILKLARHSIGLRALGATVRHSYEEVGLLILFLSVGISVFSALIYFAEKEEKHTDLGTIPSGWWWAMITMTTVGYGDTCPVTAAGKVVATLCIICGLLVVALPISVIFNKFSKYYQRNKAMDIRCITKPERKDPELPYYNIRQLFTGSVYPFIGSLAFRNSVSSREDDTEASSLQDIELYDNGTCENGPAK, encoded by the coding sequence ATGGGGTATGGCCAAATCCTCCACCAACATGGAAAAGAGGAGAACCAGGTCAACCTCAACGTGGGAGGGGTACACCACAAAGTGGACCCGGACATGTTATTCCGTTTCCCTCAGACACGCCTGGCTCGTCTGGTGCGCTGTCAAAGCGAAGTAGCAATCCTGGAGCTTTGCGATGACTATAGCCCAACCGAGAGGGAGTATTACTTCGACAGGAATCCTCGGGTTTTCCTCTGCGTGCTCAACTTCTATCACACGGGCCACATCCACATGATGGAGGAGTTCTGCATTTTTTCCTTCAGTCAGGAAATTGAGTACTGGGGCATCCATGAGGTGCACCTCAGCCCTTGCTGCAACACCTGGTACCATGAGAGAAAGGAATACATCGAGGACAAAGACTGGGACATCCGGAGCGATGAGCAAGAGCCAAGCTTTGATTCTTCCTTCGAGGAACTCTCTGCTCTCGATAAGGACCTGGCCAAGTTTAAAGGGGCATGGTGTGGAGAAGTAAGAAGCTACATCTGGTTGAGACTGGAGGATCCCGCTCACTCTAGAGCTTCAAAGGTTATTGCCATTGCTTCCCTCTGTGTAGTGTTGACCTCTATCTTTGCCATGTGTGTCCACAGCATGCCTGAATTTCAGCAGGTAGACGACAATGACCGACCCATTGAGGACCCTGTCCTCACCATCCTGGAGGAGATATGCATTGCCTGCTTCTCTGCAGAGTTCGTCATCAGGTTAATTGTAGCTCCATCCAGGAGGAAGTTCCTTGGAAACCCTCTGAACATCATTGATGTTGCATCTATTTTGCCATTTTACGTCACTTTAGCTCTGGAGAAATCTGACGAAGAGAACATAGAGGATAACGAGGACCTGGAAAATGTTGGGCGGGTGGTGCAGGTTCTGCGACTCATGAGGGTTCTTAGAATCCTCAAGCTGGCCCGTCATTCAATTGGACTACGAGCTCTGGGTGCAACCGTCCGCCACAGCTACGAAGAGGTCGGTCTGCTCATTCTCTTCCTCTCAGTGGGAATCTCCGTGTTTTCCGCCCTCATCTACTTTGCAGAGAAAGAGGAGAAGCACACAGATTTGGGGACTATACCTTCAGGTTGGTGGTGGGCCATGATCACGATGACCACAGTGGGTTATGGTGACACTTGCCCCGTTACAGCGGCAGGAAAGGTAGTGGCCACTTTATGCATCATCTGTGGCCTGTTAGTGGTGGCTCTGCCCATCTCTGTGATCTTTAATAAATTTTCAAAATACTACCAGCGGAACAAAGCTATGGATATACGGTGTATCACAAAGCCTGAAAGAAAAGACCCAGAACTCCCGTATTATAATATCAGACAGCTGTTCACAGGTAGTGTGTATCCCTTTATAGGAAGTCTAGCCTTCAGGAACAGTGTGAGCAGCAGAGAGGACGACACTGAAGCCTCCAGCCTCCAGGACATTGAATTGTATGATAATGGCACTTGTGAAAATGGGCCTGCTAAATGA